In one window of Pseudomonas benzenivorans DNA:
- a CDS encoding sodium:solute symporter family transporter translates to MDGNSVIGLFFWGFLLAYGVLMLALAPRAVTLGGFFNGEDGQGRSAAPWLLTSSIFISWIFAKSVTNAANLGASYGLVGGLAYATYWLSIPLTGLVIYRLRRRFAASGLVSFLSSHYGRGAALAFSAAILIRLFNEVWSNTAVVGGYYGDSGSAEFIGAALLFTAVTLAYSLRGGLRSSILTDAAQAAIFLVALVWVLGLVLPQHSPAELASTSHWALDAGVDLLLVAGLQIFSYGFHDPVLTDRGFISEERTMRRSFIVAGVLGFFAILAFSLIGVHAQLSGIAASDNVPAALAKSLGIGALLVMTVVMVSAAGSTLDSTFSSLAKLAGRELPLLAGRDLGQKAIGVGMAVMVLFALLGNLPMIAGTDILKATTISGTMVIGLAPVFILHGLVRPTRLGFHLSFWTGLGLGLALTLGWIPQAWAIGEGKYALLLGTNLYGLLLCTLGYLLPGLMRGRS, encoded by the coding sequence ATGGACGGAAACAGCGTGATCGGGCTGTTCTTCTGGGGCTTTCTGCTGGCCTACGGGGTGCTGATGCTGGCCCTGGCGCCGCGGGCCGTGACCCTCGGCGGCTTCTTCAACGGCGAGGACGGCCAGGGCCGCAGCGCGGCGCCCTGGCTGCTGACCTCGAGCATCTTCATCAGCTGGATCTTCGCCAAATCGGTGACCAACGCCGCCAACCTGGGGGCCAGCTACGGCCTGGTCGGCGGCCTGGCCTACGCCACCTACTGGCTGTCGATCCCACTCACCGGCCTGGTGATCTACCGCCTGCGTCGGCGCTTCGCCGCCAGCGGCCTGGTCAGTTTTCTCAGCAGCCACTACGGCCGCGGCGCCGCCCTGGCCTTCTCCGCGGCCATCCTGATTCGCCTGTTCAACGAGGTGTGGAGCAACACCGCGGTGGTCGGCGGCTACTACGGCGACTCCGGCAGCGCCGAGTTCATCGGCGCCGCCCTGCTGTTCACCGCCGTGACCCTGGCCTACAGCCTGCGCGGTGGCCTGCGCAGCTCGATCCTCACCGACGCGGCGCAGGCGGCGATCTTCCTCGTCGCCCTGGTCTGGGTGCTGGGCCTGGTGCTGCCGCAGCATTCGCCGGCCGAGCTGGCCAGCACCAGCCACTGGGCCCTGGACGCCGGCGTCGACCTGCTGCTGGTCGCCGGCCTGCAGATCTTCAGCTACGGCTTCCACGACCCGGTGCTGACCGACCGTGGCTTCATCAGCGAGGAGCGCACCATGCGCCGCTCCTTTATCGTCGCCGGGGTGCTGGGCTTCTTCGCCATCCTCGCCTTCAGCCTGATCGGCGTACATGCCCAGCTGAGCGGCATCGCCGCCTCGGACAACGTGCCGGCGGCCCTGGCCAAGAGCCTGGGCATCGGCGCGCTGCTGGTGATGACCGTGGTGATGGTCTCGGCCGCCGGCTCGACCCTGGACTCGACCTTCTCCAGCCTGGCCAAGCTGGCCGGGCGCGAGCTGCCGCTGCTGGCCGGCCGCGACCTGGGACAGAAGGCCATCGGCGTGGGCATGGCGGTGATGGTGCTGTTCGCCCTGCTCGGCAACCTGCCGATGATCGCCGGCACCGACATCCTCAAGGCCACCACCATCAGCGGCACCATGGTCATCGGCCTGGCGCCGGTGTTCATCCTCCACGGCCTGGTGCGCCCGACCCGGCTGGGCTTCCACCTGAGCTTCTGGACCGGCCTGGGCCTGGGCCTGGCCCTGACCCTGGGCTGGATTCCCCAGGCTTGGGCCATAGGCGAGGGCAAGTACGCCCTGCTGCTGGGTACCAACCTCTACGGCCTGCTGCTGTGCACCCTGGGCTATCTGCTGCCGGGCCTGATGCGAGGGCGCAGCTGA
- the arsS gene encoding arsenosugar biosynthesis radical SAM (seleno)protein ArsS (Some members of this family are selenoproteins.), with amino-acid sequence MLPLLDRLAFPAIRRGHLEALQINLTYRCNQRCLHCHVNAGPTRSEAMTDESLALLHRVIDAHPVHTLDLTGGAPEMHPRFREIVTHARREGLRVIDRCNLTILSEPGYEDLAAFLAEQGVEVTASLPCYSRDNVDKQRGDGVFDASIAGLKQLNALGYGQDGSGLLLNLVYNPQGPSLPPPQAALEADYKRHLLEDFGIHFNHLLCITNQPIARFGSTLVSKGQFNAYMQLLRDSYRPENLGTVMCRSLVSVDWQGYLYDCDFNQMLELPLQLQDRLIGRERAHLRDLLDGSLDGNPIVTRDHCFACTAGQGSSCGGALDS; translated from the coding sequence ATGCTCCCCCTGCTGGACCGGCTGGCCTTTCCGGCGATCCGCCGCGGCCATCTGGAGGCCCTGCAGATCAACCTGACCTACCGCTGCAACCAGCGCTGCCTGCATTGCCACGTCAATGCCGGGCCGACCCGCAGCGAGGCGATGACCGACGAGAGCCTGGCGCTGCTGCACCGGGTCATCGACGCCCACCCGGTGCATACCCTGGACCTCACCGGCGGCGCCCCGGAGATGCACCCGCGCTTTCGCGAGATCGTCACCCATGCGCGTCGCGAGGGCCTGCGGGTGATCGACCGCTGCAACCTGACCATCCTGAGCGAGCCGGGCTACGAGGACCTCGCCGCGTTCCTCGCCGAGCAGGGCGTGGAAGTCACCGCCTCGCTGCCCTGCTACTCGCGGGACAACGTCGACAAGCAGCGCGGCGACGGCGTGTTCGACGCCAGCATCGCAGGCCTGAAGCAGCTCAACGCCCTGGGCTACGGCCAGGACGGCAGCGGGCTGCTCCTCAACCTCGTCTACAACCCCCAGGGGCCAAGCCTGCCGCCACCCCAGGCGGCGCTGGAGGCCGACTACAAGCGCCACCTGCTGGAGGACTTCGGCATCCACTTCAACCACCTGCTGTGCATCACCAACCAGCCGATCGCCCGCTTCGGCAGCACCCTGGTCAGCAAGGGCCAGTTCAACGCCTACATGCAGCTGCTGCGCGACAGCTACCGCCCGGAAAACCTCGGCACGGTGATGTGCCGCAGCCTGGTCAGCGTCGACTGGCAGGGCTACCTCTACGACTGCGACTTCAACCAGATGCTCGAGCTGCCGCTGCAGCTGCAGGACCGGTTGATCGGCCGCGAGCGCGCCCACCTGCGCGACCTGCTGGACGGCTCGCTGGACGGCAACCCGATCGTCACCCGCGACCACTGTTTCGCCTGCACCGCCGGCCAGGGCTCGAGCTGCGGCGGCGCCCTCGACTCTTAA
- a CDS encoding carboxymuconolactone decarboxylase family protein has protein sequence MSARIDWYKQSPAAYEAMLGLERALETSGLELSLLELLRLRASQLNGCAFCVNMHGNDARRAGETEQRLQCLSVWRDTGFFTPRERAALAWTESLTLLAEQGAPQAQFEALREHFTDKEVVDLTLAIGTINAWNRFGVGFALAPE, from the coding sequence ATGAGCGCCCGTATCGACTGGTACAAGCAGTCCCCGGCGGCCTACGAAGCGATGCTCGGCCTGGAGCGGGCCCTGGAGACGTCCGGCCTGGAATTGTCCCTGCTGGAACTGCTGCGCCTGCGCGCCTCGCAGCTCAACGGCTGCGCCTTTTGCGTGAACATGCATGGCAATGACGCGCGCCGCGCCGGGGAAACCGAGCAGCGCCTGCAGTGCCTGAGCGTGTGGCGCGACACCGGCTTCTTCACGCCGCGCGAGCGCGCCGCCCTGGCCTGGACCGAGAGCCTGACGCTGCTGGCCGAGCAGGGGGCACCGCAGGCGCAGTTCGAGGCCCTGCGCGAGCACTTTACCGATAAGGAAGTGGTCGACCTGACCCTGGCCATCGGCACCATCAATGCCTGGAACCGCTTCGGGGTGGGCTTTGCCCTGGCGCCCGAATAA
- the pdxR gene encoding MocR-like pyridoxine biosynthesis transcription factor PdxR has translation MELHLALDGRQDLAGQLYRQLRAAILDGRLAAGDRLPSMRFLAERLAVSRKTVGEAYERLVAEGFLQARVGSGTYVSSQLAPVEHPPMPTAALQANPRWRAIAAGWRMPAHRPARYSFAGGTPDKRRFPFDAWRTCLQRALRLQARSPAFYAEALGNPELRLAISRYLAINRAVRCHWQDILVSQGAQQAIDLLARVMLTPGDLAVVEEPGYPPARLAFEAAGARVLGVPVDREGLRVDCLPEQAKLVYVTPSHQFPLGQPMSLPRRLALLEWARRRQALIIEDDYDGEYRFDGRPLESLQSLDREGRVAYIGTFSKTLFPELRLGYLLMPAALRGELTVAKQLADQHSESLQQLALAHFIGSGAFAQHTRRLQREYARRRQLLLRRLAGDLAPWLEALPAVAGIHLAARLRQPLDCTRLCAQLAERGVLLLDLAPFYAEGPGMPGLLFGFGAIEAQDIDPALDILHELLRQH, from the coding sequence GTGGAACTGCACCTCGCCCTTGACGGCCGCCAGGACCTCGCCGGCCAGCTCTACCGGCAGCTGCGCGCGGCCATACTCGACGGCCGCCTGGCGGCGGGCGATCGTCTGCCATCGATGCGCTTTCTCGCCGAACGCCTGGCGGTGTCGCGCAAGACCGTCGGCGAGGCCTACGAGCGGCTGGTCGCCGAGGGCTTTCTGCAGGCCAGGGTCGGCAGCGGCACCTATGTCAGCAGCCAGCTGGCGCCGGTCGAGCACCCACCCATGCCGACGGCGGCCCTGCAGGCCAACCCGCGCTGGCGAGCCATCGCCGCCGGCTGGCGCATGCCCGCGCATCGGCCGGCCCGCTACAGCTTCGCCGGCGGCACCCCCGATAAGCGCCGCTTCCCCTTCGACGCCTGGCGCACCTGTCTGCAGCGCGCCCTGCGCTTGCAGGCGCGCAGCCCGGCCTTCTATGCCGAGGCCCTCGGCAACCCGGAGCTGCGCCTGGCGATCTCGCGCTACCTGGCAATCAACCGGGCGGTGCGCTGCCACTGGCAGGACATCCTGGTCAGCCAGGGCGCGCAGCAGGCCATCGACCTGCTGGCGCGGGTGATGCTGACGCCGGGCGACCTGGCCGTCGTCGAGGAACCCGGCTATCCACCCGCCCGCCTGGCCTTCGAGGCCGCCGGCGCCCGCGTGCTCGGTGTACCGGTGGACCGCGAAGGGCTGCGCGTGGACTGCCTGCCGGAGCAGGCCAAGCTGGTCTACGTGACGCCTTCGCACCAGTTTCCGCTGGGCCAGCCGATGAGCCTGCCCCGCCGCCTGGCGCTGCTGGAGTGGGCGCGCCGTCGCCAGGCGCTGATCATCGAAGACGACTACGACGGCGAGTACCGCTTCGACGGGAGGCCACTGGAGTCTCTGCAGAGCCTCGACCGCGAAGGCCGCGTCGCCTATATCGGCACCTTCTCCAAGACCCTGTTCCCCGAGTTGCGCCTGGGCTACCTGTTGATGCCCGCCGCCCTGCGCGGCGAACTCACGGTCGCCAAGCAACTGGCCGACCAGCACAGCGAGAGCCTGCAACAGCTGGCGCTGGCGCACTTCATCGGCAGCGGCGCCTTCGCCCAGCACACGCGGCGCCTGCAGCGCGAGTACGCCCGGCGGCGTCAGCTGCTGCTGCGCCGGCTCGCGGGCGATCTGGCGCCCTGGCTGGAGGCCTTGCCGGCAGTGGCCGGCATACACCTGGCCGCACGCCTGCGCCAGCCGCTGGACTGCACCCGGCTGTGCGCACAGCTGGCCGAGCGCGGCGTGCTGCTGCTCGACCTCGCCCCCTTCTACGCCGAGGGTCCCGGCATGCCGGGGCTGCTGTTCGGCTTCGGCGCCATCGAAGCGCAGGACATCGACCCGGCGCTGGATATTCTGCACGAGCTGTTACGCCAGCATTGA